The following are encoded together in the Scomber japonicus isolate fScoJap1 chromosome 20, fScoJap1.pri, whole genome shotgun sequence genome:
- the LOC128381876 gene encoding interferon a3-like: MMNRILFACLLLSLFSGGSSLSCRWLDHKFRQYNEKCLELLDAMVNNSTKPSEDDELDVDFPHDLYNQTSKASTRHRLVFIVQVLKEVFKLLEKNHSLASWEEQSVENFLNLVIRQTHELRHCIGSHIHKWKNDDLAKYFHTLSNHITKMGHSAEVWELIREEIQLHLFRVHQLASSLMTNN; the protein is encoded by the exons aTGATGAACAGGATCCTCTTTGCTTGCCTGCTGCTCAGCTTGTTCAGCGGAGGCTCCTCACTGAGCTGCAGATGGTTGGATCATAAATTCAGACAGTACAATGAGAAGTGTTTGGAGCTGCTGGATGCGATG GTTAATAATTCCACTAAACCCAGTGAGGATGATGAACTGGATGTGGACTTCCCTCATGATCTGTACAACCAGACCTCCAAAGCATCA ACTCGGCATCGTCTTGTCTTCATCGTGCAGGTCCTGAAGGAAGTCTTTAAGCTGTTGGAGAAGAATCACAGCTTGGCATCATGGGAGGAGCAGTCAGTGGAAAACTTCCTCAATCTTGTGATTAGGCAGACTCATGAACTGAGACACTGT ATTGGGAGCCACATCCACAAGTGGAAAAATGATGACCTGGCCAAATATTTCCATACTCTTTCAAACCATATCACGAAAATG GGCCACAGTGCTGAAGTCTGGGAGCTGATCAGAGAGGAAATCCAACTGCATTTATTCAGAGTCCACCAGCTGGCTTCATCTCTAATGACCAACAACTGa